The window GCCGACGTGGTCGAGGCGCTGGCAACGAGCTACAAACTGCCCGAACCAGTTCGGCTGGCCGACAGCTACGCCGAGGAGGCGAAGTCACTCGTCGAGCCGGAAACCGATCACGAGAACTGACGGTACGCTCTGCGCGACAAACCGTCGATACTTAGGTATCGTCTCACGAACGGATCGCACATGGCTACCGCTGACGACGAGGGCACCGACGGAGCCGCCGATTCCGTCGGCGACGATTCGGAGGGTGCGACGGCGACGACCGACTCCGACGACCGCTACACCCGGAAACAGTCCGTCCTGATCACCGGCTGCTCCTCGGGGATCGGCCGTGCGACCGCCGAAGCGTTCCTCGAGTCGAACTGGCAGGTGTTCGCCACGGCGCGGGACCCGGCCGACATCGAGGATCTCGAGGACGCCGGCTGTACGACGCTCGAACTCGACGTCACCGACCCGGACCAGGTCGCGCGGGCCGTCGAGCGCACGGTCGAGATCGGGGGCGCGATCGACTGCGTCGTGAACAACGCCGGCTACGCCCAGATGGGGCCGCTCGAGGACGTCTCGACGGCCGATCTCCACCGGCAGTTCGACGTCAACGTCTACGGCCCCCACCGGCTCGTCCGCGCTGCCCTGCCACACATGCGCGCCCAGGGCGCGGGCCGGATCATCAACGTCTCGAGCGTCGCCGGCCGTATCTCCATGCCCGGATCCGGCGCGTACTCGGGCTCGAAGTTCGCCCTCGAGGCGATGAGCGACTCCCTGCGGGCGGAAGTCGAGGAGTTCGGGGTCGACGTGGTCGTCGTCGAGCCCGGGCCGGTCGAGACCGACTTCACGGACCGCGTCGACGAGGAGCTACCCGAATCGGAGCGGACCCCGGCCTACGAGACGCTCTACGAGCTGTACGACGAGATGCAGTTGATCGGCGGCGGCGCGGGCGGCCCGTTCGCGTCGGAACCCGAAGACGTCGCGGAGGCGATCCTGACCGCGAGCACGACGCCGGATCCGCCGGCCCGCTATCCGGTCGGGCCGCTCGCGCAGTACGGCGTCTACGCCCAGTACCTGCCGGATCGCCTGCGCGACGCGGGCTACGCGCTCCTTCGCAAACTCGTCTGACGGATGCCGCTGTCCGGGCCGGTGCTGGTCCGTCGCCCCGTTTCCAGCCGGAACGAGAGTCTCCTCCACCGATCCGCGACGCCCACCGTGTGATCGTTTCGACCGAGAACCGTTCCGCTGGTCCGGCGACGCCCTCCCGGCCGTTTGGACCTTCTGGACGCCGTCTCCCCCGTCTGAATCGCCGTTTTTCCCGCTCGAGACTGAGCTCCGGTGCTGCCTAGAGCCACCTAGAGCCGGATTTTATACCGTCTCTTATGGGCGTTCCCGCATGACTCTGGAAACCGTGTCGCGGTATACCCCGGCTCACGTCTCCGAAAGCGGTGAACACGCGGTGGTAATCGGAGGGAGTATGGCGGGACTGCTGACGGCCCGCGTTCTGGCAGACGGGTTCGAAGCGGTCACGATCATCGAGCGTGACTCGCTATCCGACCAGCTTCGGACGCGTAAGGGGGTCCCACAGGCCGATCACCCTCACGCCCTGCTGGAGGCTGGCCGGGCCACGCTCGAAGACCTGTTTCCGGGATACGGCGAGGATCTCATTTCGGCCGGCGGGTTAGTGATCGATGCGTTGACCGATTTTCAACACTACGAGAACGGAGACTTCCTCGCCGACGGGTCGACACGATTACCAATGTACGCTGCCAGTCGGCCGCTGTTCGAGTCGATCACCCGGCGGCGTATCTCCGATTTCGACGGGATCGACATCCGGTCGAACTGCCAGTGGATGGACTATCTCGCCGACGACGAAGCAACGAGCGTCGACGGCGTCGTCGTCCGTACCGATGATGGCACACGGGAGGAAATCGCCGCTGACCTGACCGTCGATGCAACCGGCCGGACGAGTCGGACCCCCTCCTGGTTAGAGGAGCACGGGTACGTGCCGCCTTCCACCGAGGAAGTGCGTATCGATATTGCCTACAGCACAGCCCTTTTCGAGCGACCACCGGACGACCGGCGGACGTTCTTCGTGCCAGCCTCCGCGCCGCGCACACGCGGTGGCGCAGTGTTCCCGGTGGAAGCGGATCGCTGGCTGGTGAACATGCACGGCGTCCATGGTGATCATCCGCCGACGGATTTCGAAGGGTTCGCCGAGTTCGCGGGGACCCTCCCTGTCCCCGACCTGAAACGACTCGTAGACACCCAGTCGTGGGTCGGCGAGGAGATCGATCACTACCCCTTCCCATCCAATAGACGGTACCGCTACGCGGAACTCGATCGGTTTCCGAGCGGGCTGGTCGTCATCGGCGACGCAATCACCAGCTTCAACCCGATCTACGGCCAGGGTATGTCGGTCGCCGCCCTAGAGGCCCTCGTACTCCACCACGTGCTGGCGGCAGGCGACCGTACGAATATCGCACTCTCCTTCTTCGAACAGGCCGAAGAAGTCATCGACATCGCGTGGAATATGGCCGTCGGGTCCGACTTCGGGTTTCCGCAAACCACGGGGCCGAAACCCCGGGGCACCGATTTCTTCAACCGATATCTGTCCCGGCTAACCAGCAAAGCACACACCGACGCCGAGTTGCGGGAAGCCTTCTACCGCGTCATCACGATGGAGGTGCCCCCAACCACGCTCCTGCGGCCCGGCATCGTCTGGCAGGTTCTCAAACCTACCCCTTCGGACATCGGTACGGGATTCCCTTCTCGCTCGCGAAAACAGTCGAAGAAAACATCATAGAGGACAGAGAGTATCCGCTGTATAGCCGCTCTCTATTCAGTACGACACCGAACCCCGTCCGTACTCGAGAACTTCATTAGAGCCAGTGATTCCGACAGCGACGGACAGGAAATCGATGCCGTAGACGAACCGGTCACGTGCGGCGACGCGCCGTCAGTCGCCGGCGACAGGCTCGCTCGAGCCGCCGTCGGGGCTGAGGGTCGCGTTCGCGTTCGCGTTCGAACGTTCGTCCGCCGTCGAATCGGCGACGGTCAGATGGCCGCCGGTACACTGCCGAACCAGCCCGCGTCGCTGCAACTCGAGACACCGCCGTTCGATCGTCGCCGGGTGGACGCCGAGTCCGTCGGCGAGTTCGGGGATCGTCGTCGGCTCGGTGTCCGCGATCGTCTCCAGAAGCGTCCTGTCGTCCGGACTGGACCGGTTCGGTTCCGGCTCCGGTTTCGTGGGGTGGTCGTCGGTCGCCATCAGGTGTGTGACGTATTCGCGTGTTCCGGTATCAATCGGCGTCGCCATTCTCAGTTGCTGGGAGTGGTGGTGCC of the Halobiforma lacisalsi AJ5 genome contains:
- a CDS encoding SDR family oxidoreductase, with product MATADDEGTDGAADSVGDDSEGATATTDSDDRYTRKQSVLITGCSSGIGRATAEAFLESNWQVFATARDPADIEDLEDAGCTTLELDVTDPDQVARAVERTVEIGGAIDCVVNNAGYAQMGPLEDVSTADLHRQFDVNVYGPHRLVRAALPHMRAQGAGRIINVSSVAGRISMPGSGAYSGSKFALEAMSDSLRAEVEEFGVDVVVVEPGPVETDFTDRVDEELPESERTPAYETLYELYDEMQLIGGGAGGPFASEPEDVAEAILTASTTPDPPARYPVGPLAQYGVYAQYLPDRLRDAGYALLRKLV
- a CDS encoding helix-turn-helix domain-containing protein; translated protein: MATGERHHHSQQLRMATPIDTGTREYVTHLMATDDHPTKPEPEPNRSSPDDRTLLETIADTEPTTIPELADGLGVHPATIERRCLELQRRGLVRQCTGGHLTVADSTADERSNANANATLSPDGGSSEPVAGD
- a CDS encoding FAD-dependent oxidoreductase; its protein translation is MTLETVSRYTPAHVSESGEHAVVIGGSMAGLLTARVLADGFEAVTIIERDSLSDQLRTRKGVPQADHPHALLEAGRATLEDLFPGYGEDLISAGGLVIDALTDFQHYENGDFLADGSTRLPMYAASRPLFESITRRRISDFDGIDIRSNCQWMDYLADDEATSVDGVVVRTDDGTREEIAADLTVDATGRTSRTPSWLEEHGYVPPSTEEVRIDIAYSTALFERPPDDRRTFFVPASAPRTRGGAVFPVEADRWLVNMHGVHGDHPPTDFEGFAEFAGTLPVPDLKRLVDTQSWVGEEIDHYPFPSNRRYRYAELDRFPSGLVVIGDAITSFNPIYGQGMSVAALEALVLHHVLAAGDRTNIALSFFEQAEEVIDIAWNMAVGSDFGFPQTTGPKPRGTDFFNRYLSRLTSKAHTDAELREAFYRVITMEVPPTTLLRPGIVWQVLKPTPSDIGTGFPSRSRKQSKKTS